From Scatophagus argus isolate fScaArg1 chromosome 10, fScaArg1.pri, whole genome shotgun sequence, a single genomic window includes:
- the LOC124066496 gene encoding amine sulfotransferase-like — translation MDSADSMINPKWRPKDLDAVQHVEIHPTDIFLITYPKSGTVWMQQILVQIMEAAQPDWAEDETNRIRVPWLEGRLIEDPFRERPNPRLFRSHLRVGMLPLGVKEKQIKIVYVWRNPKDVLVSYYHFAQSWVLMETPRSFEDFFLQFLDGYSYMGSWFDHVREYYATRDQLNIHFVQYENMLKDLRGEVVKICAFLGKDLTDEAIDHVVEMSTFKNMKTNPKANYKDLVEGIQYKTDTMRKGVAGDWKNLFTVAQNEHFDKVFKEKMSDFHLTCTWEMTQ, via the exons ATGGACTCTGCGGACTCGATGATCAACCCCAAATGGAGACCCAAGGACCTTGATGCTGTTCAACATGTTGAGATCCATCCTACTGATATCTTCCTCATCACTTACCCGAAGTCAG GCACAGTGTGGATGCAGCAGATTCTGGTGCAAATCATGGAGGCTGCACAACCTGATTGGGCAGAAGATGAAACCAATAGGATCCGAGTTCCTTGGCTGGAGGGGAGACTTATAGAAGACCCTTTTCGAGAAAGACCAAATCCTCGGCTCTTTCGCTCCCATCTGCGGGTTGGCATGTTGCCCCTtggagtgaaagaaaagcaaatcaAG ATTGTGTATGTTTGGAGGAACCCCAAAGACGTCCTGGTGTCATATTACCACTTTGCTCAAAGTTGGGTCTTGATGGAAACACCTCGGAGCTTTGAGGATTTCTTTCTGCAGTTCCTGGATGGTTACA GTTACATGGGATCATGGTTTGATCACGTGAGGGAATATTATGCAACACGAGACCAACTGAACATCCATTTTGTGCAGTATGAGAACATGCTGAAG GACCTCAGAGGAGAAGTTGTGAAGATTTGTGCTTTCCTGGGAAAAGACTTGACAGATGAAGCCATCGATCATGTTGTGGAGATGTCcacattcaaaaacatgaaGACCAACCCCAAAGCAAACTACAAGGACTTAGTTGAAGGCATTCAATATAAGACAGACACCATGCGAAAAG GTGTGGCAGGTGACTGGAAGAATTTGTTCACCGTGGcccaaaatgaacattttgacaaaGTGTTCAAGGAGAAGATGAGTGACTTTCATCTGACCTGCACCTGGGAGATGACACAGTAG
- the LOC124066267 gene encoding amine sulfotransferase-like — protein MDSVEAVINPKWRPKDLDAIPHVEIRPSDIFLITYPKSGTVWMQQILVQIMEAAQPDWVEDGTNRIRVPWLEGRLLEDPFRERPDPRIFLSHLPIGMLPLGVKEKKIKVTVCAIQSLIQSSIFGHMHIQHIYLFFLQVVYVWRNPKDVLVSYYHFAHSWMFIEAPQSFEDLLHQFLNGHSYMGSWFDHMREYYAARDQLNIHFVQYENMLKDLRGEVVKICAFLGKDLTDEAIDHVVEMSTFKNMKTNPKANYKDLVEGIQYKTNTMRKGVAGDWKNLFTVAQNERFDKVFKEKMSDFPLTCTWEMTQ, from the exons ATGGACTCTGTGGAGGCAGTGATCAACCCCAAATGGAGACCCAAGGACCTTGATGCTATTCCACATGTTGAGATCCGTCCTAGTGATATCTTCCTCATCACTTACCCCAAGTCAG GCACAGTGTGGATGCAGCAGATTCTGGTGCAGATCATGGAGGCTGCACAACCTGATTGGGTAGAAGATGGCACCAATAGGATCCGAGTTCCTTGGCTGGAGGGGAGACTTTTAGAAGACCCTTTCCGAGAAAGACCAGATCCTCGGATCTTTTTGTCACATCTTCCCATTGGCATGTTGCCCCTTGgcgtgaaagaaaaaaaaatcaaggtaACCGTTTGTGCTATTCAATCACTGATTCAATCATCCATCTTTG GCCAtatgcacatacagcacatatatctcttttttcttcagGTTGTGTATGTTTGGAGGAACCCCAAAGACGTCCTGGTGTCATATTACCACTTTGCTCACAGTTGGATGTTTATTGAAGCGCCTCAGAGCTTTGAGGATCTCCTTCACCAGTTCCTAAATGGTCACA GTTACATGGGATCATGGTTTGATCACATGAGGGAATATTACGCAGCACGAGACCAACTGAACATCCATTTTGTGCAGTATGAGAACATGCTGAAG GACCTCAGAGGAGAAGTTGTGAAGATTTGTGCTTTCCTGGGAAAAGACTTGACAGATGAAGCCATCGATCATGTTGTGGAGATGTCcacattcaaaaacatgaaGACCAACCCCAAAGCAAACTACAAGGACTTAGTTGAAGGCATTCAATATAAGACAAACACCATGCGCAAAG GTGTGGCAGGTGACTGGAAGAATTTGTTCACTGTGGCCCAGAATGAACGTTTTGACAAAGTGTTCAAGGAGAAGATGAGTGACTTTCCTCTCACCTGCACCTGGGAGATGACACAGTAG
- the LOC124066463 gene encoding amine sulfotransferase-like isoform X1, whose amino-acid sequence MDSVEAVINPKWRPKDLDAIPHVEIRPSDIFLITYPKSGTVWMQQILVQIMEAAQPDWVEDGTNRIRVPWLEGRLLEDPFRERPDPRIFFSHLPIGMLPLGVKEKQIKVVYVWRNPKDVLVSYYHFAHSWMFIEAPQSFEDLFQQFLNGYAYVGSWFDHVREYYAARDQLNIHFVQYENMLKDLRGEVVKICAFLGKDLTDEAIDHVVEMSTFKNMKTNPKANYKDLVEGIQYKTNTMRKGVAGDWKNLFTVAQNEHFDKVFKEKMSDFPLTCTWEMTQ is encoded by the exons ATGGACTCTGTGGAGGCAGTGATCAACCCCAAATGGCGACCCAAGGACCTTGATGCTATTCCACATGTTGAGATCCGTCCTAGTGATATCTTCCTCATCACTTACCCCAAGTCAG GCACAGTGTGGATGCAGCAGATTCTGGTGCAGATCATGGAGGCTGCACAACCTGATTGGGTAGAAGATGGCACCAATAGGATCCGAGTTCCTTGGCTGGAGGGGAGACTTTTAGAAGACCCTTTCCGAGAAAGACCAGATCCTCGGATCTTTTTTTCACATCTTCCCATTGGCATGTTGCCCCTTGGcgtgaaagaaaagcaaatcaAG GTTGTGTATGTTTGGAGGAACCCCAAAGATGTCCTGGTGTCATATTACCACTTTGCTCACAGTTGGATGTTTATTGAAGCGCCTCAGAGCTTTGAGGATCTCTTTCAGCAGTTCCTAAATGGTTACG CTTACGTTGGATCATGGTTTGATCACGTGAGGGAATATTACGCAGCACGAGACCAACTGAACATCCATTTTGTGCAGTATGAGAACATGCTGAAG GACCTCAGAGGAGAAGTTGTGAAGATTTGTGCTTTCCTGGGAAAAGACTTGACAGATGAGGCCATCGATCATGTTGTGGAGATGTCcacattcaaaaacatgaaGACCAACCCCAAAGCAAACTACAAGGACTTAGTTGAAGGCATTCAATATAAGACAAACACCATGCGAAAAG GTGTGGCAGGTGACTGGAAGAATTTGTTCACCGTGGCCCAGaatgaacattttgacaaaGTGTTCAAGGAGAAGATGAGTGACTTTCCTCTCACCTGCACCTGGGAGATGACACAGTAG
- the LOC124066463 gene encoding amine sulfotransferase-like isoform X2 yields the protein MLFHMLRSVLVISSSSLTPSTVWMQQILVQIMEAAQPDWVEDGTNRIRVPWLEGRLLEDPFRERPDPRIFFSHLPIGMLPLGVKEKQIKVVYVWRNPKDVLVSYYHFAHSWMFIEAPQSFEDLFQQFLNGYAYVGSWFDHVREYYAARDQLNIHFVQYENMLKDLRGEVVKICAFLGKDLTDEAIDHVVEMSTFKNMKTNPKANYKDLVEGIQYKTNTMRKGVAGDWKNLFTVAQNEHFDKVFKEKMSDFPLTCTWEMTQ from the exons ATGCTATTCCACATGTTGAGATCCGTCCTAGTGATATCTTCCTCATCACTTACCCCAA GCACAGTGTGGATGCAGCAGATTCTGGTGCAGATCATGGAGGCTGCACAACCTGATTGGGTAGAAGATGGCACCAATAGGATCCGAGTTCCTTGGCTGGAGGGGAGACTTTTAGAAGACCCTTTCCGAGAAAGACCAGATCCTCGGATCTTTTTTTCACATCTTCCCATTGGCATGTTGCCCCTTGGcgtgaaagaaaagcaaatcaAG GTTGTGTATGTTTGGAGGAACCCCAAAGATGTCCTGGTGTCATATTACCACTTTGCTCACAGTTGGATGTTTATTGAAGCGCCTCAGAGCTTTGAGGATCTCTTTCAGCAGTTCCTAAATGGTTACG CTTACGTTGGATCATGGTTTGATCACGTGAGGGAATATTACGCAGCACGAGACCAACTGAACATCCATTTTGTGCAGTATGAGAACATGCTGAAG GACCTCAGAGGAGAAGTTGTGAAGATTTGTGCTTTCCTGGGAAAAGACTTGACAGATGAGGCCATCGATCATGTTGTGGAGATGTCcacattcaaaaacatgaaGACCAACCCCAAAGCAAACTACAAGGACTTAGTTGAAGGCATTCAATATAAGACAAACACCATGCGAAAAG GTGTGGCAGGTGACTGGAAGAATTTGTTCACCGTGGCCCAGaatgaacattttgacaaaGTGTTCAAGGAGAAGATGAGTGACTTTCCTCTCACCTGCACCTGGGAGATGACACAGTAG
- the LOC124066462 gene encoding amine sulfotransferase-like: MDSLDLVSPDLFRHKGRNFVVNDKGRPEDLDALLHADIRPTDIFLVTYPKSGTVWMQQILAQIMEAVHPEWAQNGTNRVQVPCLEIRIADDPFRERPDPRIFRSHLPPDMLPLGVKEKQIKVVYVWRNPKDVLVSLYYFAHSWVFLETPQSFEDFFQRFLDGNTYMGSWFDHVKEYYAARDQLNIHFVQYENMLKDLRGEVVKICAFLGKDLTDEAIDHVVEMSTFKNMKTNPKANYKDLVEGIQYKTNTMRKGVAGDWKNLFTVAQNERFDKVFKEKMSDFPLTCTWEMTQ, from the exons ATGGACTCTCTGGACTTAGTGAGCCCTGACCTGTTCAGACACAAAGGGAGGAACTTTGTGGTCAACGACAAAGGGAGACCTGAAGACCTTGATGCTCTTCTACATGCTGACATTCGTCCAACTGATATTTTCCTCGTCACTTACCCCAAGTCAG GCACAGTGTGGATGCAGCAGATTCTGGCGCAGATCATGGAAGCTGTACATCCTGAGTGGGCACAAAACGGCACCAACAGGGTACAAGTTCCTTGTTTGGAGATCAGAATTGCAGACGACCCTTTCCGAGAAAGACCAGATCCTCGGATCTTTCGCTCACATCTTCCCCCCGACATGTTGCCCCTtggagtgaaagaaaagcaaatcaAG GTTGTGTATGTTTGGAGGAACCCCAAAGATGTCCTGGTGTCATTATATTACTTCGCTCACAGTTGGGTCTTCCTGGAAACACCTCAGAGctttgaagatttttttcagCGGTTCCTGGATGGTAACA CTTACATGGGATCATGGTTTGATCATGTGAAGGAATATTATGCAGCACGAGACCAACTGAACATCCATTTTGTGCAGTATGAGAACATGCTGAAG GACCTCAGAGGAGAAGTTGTGAAGATTTGTGCTTTCCTGGGAAAAGACTTGACAGATGAGGCCATCGATCATGTTGTGGAGATGTCcacattcaaaaacatgaaGACCAACCCCAAAGCAAACTACAAGGACTTAGTTGAAGGCATTCAATATAAGACAAACACCATGCGCAAAG GTGTGGCAGGTGACTGGAAGAATTTGTTCACCGTGGCCCAAAATGAACGTTTTGACAAAGTGTTCAAGGAGAAGATGAGTGACTTTCCTCTCACCTGCACCTGGGAGATGACACAGTAG